A stretch of Roseibium porphyridii DNA encodes these proteins:
- a CDS encoding pseudaminic acid biosynthesis-associated methylase, with protein sequence MENGKINDGAQEHHWTGRKGDQYTQRNDIDETNIANQVPQWKRSFRKAEGITSLIEFGTNCGPNLRSIVQAFPALQVSGVEINKKAADLAKERLPEANIFNENIVTFNSDLRWDLVLIKGVLIHITKEEKYHAALANLDKYAKKFVLIVDHVSQDPTKVQYYGRDDLWLVRNFPIDFIDRFPSWKIIDIGHWSRNDIGDGLRDDCRDVRWFLLGK encoded by the coding sequence ATGGAAAATGGCAAAATTAACGATGGGGCTCAGGAGCACCACTGGACGGGCCGTAAAGGAGATCAATACACCCAGCGCAATGATATCGATGAGACAAATATTGCAAACCAAGTCCCTCAATGGAAACGTAGTTTTCGCAAAGCGGAGGGTATCACCTCACTCATTGAGTTTGGTACAAATTGTGGGCCAAATTTGCGATCTATTGTGCAGGCATTTCCAGCGTTACAAGTCTCGGGCGTAGAGATCAACAAAAAAGCAGCTGACCTTGCCAAGGAACGACTTCCAGAAGCAAACATATTCAATGAAAATATTGTCACTTTTAATTCAGATCTAAGGTGGGACCTCGTTCTGATAAAAGGTGTTTTAATTCATATCACTAAAGAAGAAAAATATCATGCCGCGCTCGCAAACCTGGATAAATATGCGAAAAAATTCGTTCTGATCGTCGATCATGTTTCTCAAGATCCGACAAAAGTACAATACTACGGACGCGATGACCTATGGCTTGTAAGAAATTTTCCGATTGATTTCATTGATAGATTTCCGAGCTGGAAGATCATTGATATTGGGCATTGGAGCCGAAATGACATTGGAGATGGATTGCGAGATGATTGTCGAGATGTGCGATGGTTTCTTCTTGGTAAGTAA
- a CDS encoding DM13 domain-containing protein, translating into MLRWLLLLCSHGAVLAVGFALGVYFLPILTAPEGPDAASLSAAAEQAQYEAELTRDLKGSDLLHWGEGTISLSAKQIVHEGELSPGPDYKLYLTKEFVEDEAGFETVKTSARRLGDIKTFDGFIVDVPDDVNIDDYTTVLVWCEAFGEFITAAKYR; encoded by the coding sequence ATGCTTCGATGGTTGCTGCTTCTTTGTTCCCATGGCGCGGTGCTTGCGGTCGGGTTCGCCCTCGGCGTCTATTTTCTTCCCATTCTGACAGCGCCGGAAGGACCGGATGCCGCCTCTCTTTCAGCTGCAGCAGAACAGGCGCAATACGAAGCCGAACTGACCAGAGACTTGAAAGGTAGCGATCTTCTCCATTGGGGCGAAGGCACTATCAGCTTATCGGCTAAGCAGATTGTCCACGAAGGGGAGTTGTCGCCGGGGCCTGATTACAAGCTATATCTGACCAAGGAATTTGTTGAGGATGAAGCCGGGTTTGAAACCGTCAAGACAAGCGCCCGGAGGCTGGGCGATATCAAGACCTTCGATGGGTTTATTGTCGATGTGCCTGATGACGTGAATATCGACGACTACACCACCGTCCTTGTCTGGTGCGAAGCTTTTGGCGAATTCATCACGGCGGCCAAGTACCGCTGA
- a CDS encoding MBL fold metallo-hydrolase, which translates to MSGTKLPELQDRLVILGSKGGPAIRSGGPSPTSSLLEIGGRRCVVDCGLGVTRGLVEAGVVLKQLDLVFITHMHSDHVLELGPLLHTAWTTGLSSTVKVYGPADLMEYWDGFLASMRHDIDLRIEDEGRPDLRELVEIHLLKEGEVALEDGTLNVKAFKVDHPPVDDCFAVRFESEDWSVVFSADTTYFPPLADFAKGCDLLVHEAMLARGVDKIVEITGNGDRLRQHLLASHTMAPDVAKIAEEAGAGRLVLNHLIPADLPGFEHAEWIEATKTFSGETIVGHDGLTITRKQSQ; encoded by the coding sequence ATGAGCGGAACGAAACTGCCTGAACTTCAGGATCGCCTGGTCATTCTGGGGTCCAAGGGCGGCCCGGCAATACGATCGGGTGGGCCTTCGCCAACCAGCTCCCTGCTCGAGATTGGCGGTCGTCGCTGTGTCGTCGACTGCGGGCTTGGCGTAACACGAGGGCTTGTGGAAGCCGGTGTTGTTCTGAAGCAGCTCGATCTTGTTTTCATAACTCACATGCACTCAGATCATGTGCTTGAACTTGGCCCATTGCTGCATACCGCGTGGACGACGGGTCTTTCCAGTACCGTGAAGGTCTATGGTCCTGCCGATCTCATGGAGTACTGGGACGGTTTCCTGGCGTCGATGCGCCATGATATCGATCTCAGAATTGAGGATGAAGGCCGCCCGGATTTGCGCGAACTCGTGGAAATTCATCTCCTGAAAGAAGGAGAGGTCGCGCTGGAAGATGGAACTCTCAACGTCAAGGCCTTCAAGGTGGATCATCCTCCGGTCGACGATTGCTTTGCCGTGCGGTTCGAATCGGAAGACTGGTCTGTCGTTTTCTCTGCCGACACCACTTATTTTCCCCCATTGGCCGATTTTGCGAAAGGGTGTGATCTGCTGGTCCACGAAGCGATGCTGGCTCGTGGGGTAGACAAGATCGTTGAAATCACGGGGAATGGAGACAGGCTGCGCCAGCACTTGCTGGCAAGCCACACAATGGCACCCGATGTTGCGAAAATCGCTGAAGAAGCGGGGGCGGGAAGACTGGTTTTGAATCACCTTATCCCGGCGGATTTGCCGGGCTTTGAACATGCGGAATGGATCGAGGCAACCAAGACCTTTTCGGGGGAAACCATCGTTGGCCATGACGGTCTGACGATCACAAGGAAACAAAGTCAATGA
- a CDS encoding nuclear transport factor 2 family protein, with protein MTLEETIDTYCAAWSERDPIRRGELLDKAVTANIRYTDPQTDIVGRPGLVDHISGVLAAHVGAKIVRCSAVDEHHGMARFAWRLVKADGTSLPDGLDVVSFDAQTGKLKSVLGFFGPLKS; from the coding sequence GTGACACTGGAAGAAACCATCGACACCTATTGTGCGGCCTGGTCGGAACGGGATCCCATTCGTCGTGGAGAGCTACTGGATAAGGCCGTGACGGCAAATATCCGATATACGGATCCTCAAACGGATATTGTCGGTCGTCCGGGCCTTGTCGACCATATTTCCGGCGTTCTTGCAGCGCATGTCGGCGCCAAGATTGTCCGCTGCAGCGCAGTCGATGAACACCATGGTATGGCGCGTTTCGCCTGGCGATTGGTCAAAGCAGACGGAACCTCACTGCCAGACGGACTGGATGTTGTTTCCTTCGATGCACAAACCGGGAAGTTAAAATCGGTGCTTGGGTTCTTCGGGCCGCTCAAAAGCTGA
- a CDS encoding nitroreductase family protein: MNVRTPDHPVTDLFVERWSPRAFDGAAMPERDLKTILEAARWAPSAFNIQPWRFVYALRGEDAWQPLVELLNPFNRDWAQHASALVFLFTDQEVDGKDGKPNRANGAHSFDAGSAWAHAALQATALGYHTHGMAGILKDEIHEKLGVPVRFKPEIAFAVGRRGDANQLPESLQSREAPSGRKPLTEIAFPGRWT, from the coding sequence ATGAACGTCAGAACACCTGATCATCCGGTCACGGATCTGTTTGTCGAGCGCTGGTCTCCACGTGCATTCGATGGGGCGGCGATGCCCGAACGGGATCTAAAGACCATCTTGGAAGCCGCGCGCTGGGCGCCTTCTGCATTCAACATTCAGCCGTGGCGCTTCGTTTATGCATTGCGGGGTGAGGACGCGTGGCAGCCATTGGTCGAGTTGCTGAACCCGTTTAACCGGGACTGGGCGCAACATGCCTCCGCACTTGTTTTTCTTTTCACCGATCAGGAAGTCGACGGCAAGGATGGCAAGCCGAACCGGGCCAATGGCGCACACTCTTTTGATGCTGGCTCTGCCTGGGCGCATGCTGCCTTGCAGGCAACGGCCCTTGGCTATCACACCCATGGCATGGCCGGTATTCTGAAGGATGAGATCCACGAAAAACTGGGTGTTCCTGTTCGTTTCAAACCAGAGATCGCCTTTGCCGTAGGCAGGCGCGGGGATGCCAATCAGTTGCCGGAGAGCTTGCAGTCCAGGGAAGCGCCAAGCGGCCGCAAACCGTTGACGGAAATCGCCTTCCCTGGTCGTTGGACCTGA
- a CDS encoding fumarylacetoacetate hydrolase family protein yields MKLATLKDGTRDGKLVVVNERLTYCTEAAHIAPSLQAALDDWGKVAPKLALLAESLSHEAVPMLRFHEHNALSPLPRAYQWADGSAYVNHVELVRRARGAKMPETFWTDPLMYQGGSDTFVAPRDPIRMRDEAWGIDMEGEIAVVTGDVPMGASAEEARNAILLVLLVNDVSLRGLIPAELAKGFGFFQSKPSSAFSPVAVTPDELGDAWKGGKLHLPLHVDLNGEPFGRANAGIDMTFEFGELIAHAAKTRDLCAGTVIGSGTVSNKLEGGPGKPVAQGGAGYSCIAEIRMIETIETGSAKTPFLKSGDTVRIEMPDEEGHSIFGAIEQTVDVSDEA; encoded by the coding sequence ATGAAGCTGGCAACGCTGAAGGACGGCACCCGGGACGGCAAACTTGTCGTCGTGAATGAAAGGCTCACCTATTGTACGGAGGCGGCCCATATTGCCCCCTCGCTTCAAGCCGCGCTCGATGACTGGGGCAAGGTCGCGCCGAAGCTGGCATTGCTCGCCGAAAGCCTTTCGCACGAAGCCGTCCCAATGCTTCGCTTCCATGAACATAACGCGCTGTCGCCACTCCCGCGCGCCTATCAGTGGGCGGACGGGTCGGCCTATGTCAACCATGTCGAACTGGTGCGCCGCGCACGAGGCGCAAAGATGCCTGAAACCTTCTGGACGGATCCGCTTATGTACCAGGGTGGATCGGACACATTTGTCGCGCCGCGTGACCCGATTAGAATGCGGGACGAGGCCTGGGGCATTGACATGGAAGGCGAGATTGCAGTTGTCACCGGCGATGTTCCCATGGGCGCTAGTGCCGAAGAGGCCCGCAACGCAATTCTGCTTGTCCTGCTGGTCAATGACGTGTCGTTGCGGGGCCTGATCCCGGCGGAGCTTGCGAAGGGCTTTGGCTTCTTCCAGTCAAAACCATCCTCGGCCTTCTCGCCGGTTGCTGTGACGCCTGACGAACTTGGCGATGCCTGGAAAGGCGGGAAACTTCATCTGCCCTTGCATGTTGATCTCAATGGCGAGCCTTTCGGCCGCGCCAATGCCGGCATCGACATGACATTCGAATTCGGCGAACTCATTGCGCACGCGGCAAAGACACGAGACTTGTGCGCGGGAACCGTCATTGGGTCAGGAACGGTCTCCAACAAATTGGAAGGCGGTCCGGGCAAACCCGTTGCGCAAGGCGGAGCCGGTTATTCGTGCATCGCTGAAATCCGCATGATTGAAACAATCGAGACCGGGAGCGCCAAAACACCCTTTCTGAAGTCGGGTGACACGGTGCGTATCGAGATGCCTGACGAGGAAGGACACTCTATTTTCGGCGCTATTGAGCAGACCGTCGACGTGTCGGATGAAGCCTAG
- a CDS encoding MBL fold metallo-hydrolase yields the protein MSKQFASAGDMTEKQISFTEIGRDLWAFTAEGDPNTGVIIGDDSVMIIEAQATPELANKVIEKVRSVTDKPISHLVLTHYHAVRVLGAAAYQAPTVIMSQKARSMVVERGAEDRESEFMRFPRLFMGYDNVSDIPPLTWPTTTFNDRMTVYLGKRRVDLRFLGRAHTAGDIVIHVPDENVMFTGDIVEYHSACYCGDGHFNDWPTTLQAIRSFDVEAIAPGRGDALVGKEMVGKALTNTADFVSSTFRPVARIAQGGGSLKDAWDACRAECDPKFKDYAIYEHCLPFNVARAYDEALGIDTPRIWTAERDAKMWADLQG from the coding sequence ATGAGCAAGCAATTCGCATCCGCCGGAGACATGACAGAAAAACAAATCTCGTTCACCGAGATTGGCAGGGATCTCTGGGCCTTTACCGCTGAAGGTGACCCGAACACCGGCGTTATCATCGGCGATGACAGTGTCATGATCATCGAGGCGCAGGCGACCCCTGAACTCGCCAACAAGGTGATCGAGAAGGTGCGCTCCGTAACCGACAAACCGATCAGTCATCTTGTGTTGACCCACTATCACGCCGTGCGTGTGCTGGGGGCTGCCGCCTATCAGGCGCCGACCGTGATCATGAGCCAGAAGGCTCGTTCGATGGTTGTGGAACGCGGCGCGGAAGACCGAGAATCTGAGTTCATGCGCTTCCCGCGTCTGTTCATGGGCTATGACAACGTCAGTGATATTCCGCCCCTGACCTGGCCGACGACCACCTTCAACGACCGCATGACCGTCTATCTTGGCAAACGCCGGGTTGATCTTCGCTTCCTTGGTCGCGCCCATACGGCGGGGGACATCGTTATTCATGTACCGGACGAGAACGTCATGTTCACCGGTGACATCGTCGAATACCACTCTGCGTGTTACTGCGGTGACGGCCATTTCAACGACTGGCCGACGACGCTTCAGGCCATCCGTTCCTTTGATGTGGAAGCCATTGCACCTGGCCGCGGCGATGCGCTGGTCGGCAAGGAGATGGTCGGCAAGGCGTTGACCAACACCGCCGATTTCGTGTCCTCGACCTTTAGGCCTGTGGCCCGGATCGCCCAAGGCGGCGGTTCGCTGAAGGACGCCTGGGACGCCTGCCGTGCCGAATGTGATCCGAAGTTCAAGGACTACGCAATCTACGAACACTGCCTGCCGTTCAACGTCGCCCGGGCCTATGACGAAGCGCTCGGCATCGACACACCGCGCATCTGGACGGCCGAACGGGACGCGAAGATGTGGGCGGATCTGCAAGGGTGA
- a CDS encoding ATP-binding protein, with protein sequence MTVQIDIGEMRGGTRAELDLEELLATRLLVQGNSGSGKSHLLRRLLEQSAAWVQQAIIDPEGDFVSLAEKYGHVVVDAVGTEKDLQMIAGRVRQHRVSVVLNLEGLDADRQMKAAATFLDGLFDADRDLWYPMVVVVDEAQLFAPAAAGEVTEEARRRSLGAMTNLMCRGRKRGLAGVIATQRLAKLAKNVAAEASNFLMGRTFLDIDMARAADLLGMERRQAESFRNLDRGHFIALGPAMSRRPIPVKIGPVETAGRGGSHKLMPLPEQPKEEAKDLIFTPGADEVQPVRQRYIEPVASTGDVLDRLSSAEKAGETDTPQAESLLDFGERDEKISEIIAGILEDEDAAFQPIASLYQDFQVRCRITKLPGGAPDLQAFREKLSVARAGVEKGEMDDGAWTQAELIAAELPEDMRGVYLLLAKAALAKAPCPGNLEIATAYGTRSPGRARWLLSHMEERGFLVCATDLRGNRIVTLTDLGWQTAPGDEAAA encoded by the coding sequence ATGACAGTACAGATCGATATTGGGGAAATGAGGGGCGGGACACGCGCCGAGCTTGATCTTGAAGAGCTCTTGGCAACCCGGTTGTTGGTGCAGGGCAATTCCGGGTCCGGAAAGTCGCATTTGTTGCGCCGGTTGCTGGAGCAGTCGGCAGCCTGGGTTCAGCAGGCGATCATTGATCCCGAAGGCGACTTTGTCTCGCTTGCCGAAAAATACGGCCATGTGGTGGTCGATGCCGTCGGCACTGAAAAAGACTTGCAGATGATTGCGGGACGTGTGCGCCAGCACCGCGTGTCTGTTGTCCTCAATCTGGAAGGTCTGGATGCCGACCGGCAGATGAAGGCCGCAGCCACATTTCTGGACGGCTTGTTCGATGCGGACCGGGATCTTTGGTACCCGATGGTCGTCGTTGTTGACGAAGCGCAGCTGTTTGCCCCGGCCGCAGCCGGAGAAGTGACGGAAGAAGCCAGGCGCCGGTCGCTGGGTGCCATGACCAACCTGATGTGTCGTGGCCGGAAGCGCGGACTTGCCGGTGTCATAGCAACACAGCGTCTTGCAAAACTTGCCAAGAACGTTGCGGCGGAAGCCTCCAACTTTCTGATGGGACGGACTTTTCTGGACATCGACATGGCACGAGCAGCCGACCTGCTCGGTATGGAACGACGACAGGCGGAGAGTTTCCGCAATCTGGACCGTGGTCATTTCATCGCGCTTGGTCCGGCAATGTCACGGCGTCCGATCCCGGTCAAGATTGGCCCTGTCGAAACTGCGGGAAGGGGCGGTAGCCACAAGCTGATGCCACTTCCTGAGCAGCCAAAGGAAGAGGCAAAGGACCTGATTTTTACACCCGGCGCAGACGAAGTTCAGCCGGTGCGCCAGCGCTATATTGAACCGGTGGCTTCGACGGGTGACGTGCTGGACCGCCTCTCGAGTGCAGAAAAGGCAGGCGAGACCGATACACCGCAGGCTGAAAGCCTATTGGACTTTGGCGAGCGGGATGAAAAGATTTCCGAGATCATCGCCGGAATTCTTGAGGACGAAGACGCCGCCTTCCAGCCGATTGCATCGCTCTATCAGGACTTCCAGGTCCGGTGCCGGATTACCAAATTGCCAGGTGGGGCACCTGACCTGCAGGCCTTTCGCGAAAAGTTGTCTGTCGCCAGGGCTGGTGTTGAAAAAGGCGAGATGGATGACGGCGCTTGGACACAGGCAGAGTTGATTGCAGCCGAACTGCCGGAGGATATGCGCGGCGTCTATCTGCTTCTGGCCAAGGCCGCGCTTGCAAAGGCACCTTGCCCGGGAAATCTGGAGATCGCGACGGCCTATGGAACGCGCTCGCCCGGTCGCGCCCGCTGGCTTCTCAGCCATATGGAAGAACGGGGATTTCTTGTCTGCGCCACGGATCTGCGCGGCAACAGGATCGTGACATTGACGGACCTTGGCTGGCAAACCGCACCGGGTGACGAAGCAGCAGCATAA
- the hmgA gene encoding homogentisate 1,2-dioxygenase: MPGFGNDFETEALPGSLPQGMNSPQKCAYGLYGEQLSGTAFTAPSHQNERTWCYRIRPSVKHTSRFRKIDLPYWKSAPNVLEDVISLGQYRWDPVPHTDEDLTWLTGMRTMTTAGDVNTQVGMASHIYLVTRSMENAYFFSADSELLVVPQEGILRFATELGVIELAPKEIAILPRGLVYRVEVLEGPARGFVCENYGQKFELPGRGPIGANCMANRRDFKTPVASFEDKEVPSTVTVKWCGQFHETRIGHSPLDVVAWHGNYAPCKYDLRNYCPIGSILFDHPDPSIFTVLTAPSGVPGTANIDFVLFRERWMVMEDTFRPPWYHKNIMSELMGNIYGQYDAKPQGFVPGGMSLHNMMLPHGPDNNAFEGASNADLKPEKLDNTMSFMFETRFPQHLTEFAGKEAPLQDDYIDCWETLEKKFDGTPEGTWNAE, translated from the coding sequence ATGCCTGGCTTTGGCAACGACTTCGAAACGGAAGCTTTGCCCGGGTCTTTGCCGCAGGGCATGAACAGTCCTCAAAAGTGCGCCTATGGTCTTTACGGTGAGCAATTGTCCGGCACTGCCTTCACAGCGCCAAGCCACCAGAACGAGCGCACCTGGTGTTACCGGATCAGGCCTTCGGTCAAACATACCAGCCGGTTCCGAAAGATAGACCTGCCTTACTGGAAAAGCGCTCCGAACGTCCTTGAGGATGTGATTTCGCTGGGACAGTACCGCTGGGACCCGGTGCCGCATACCGATGAGGACCTGACCTGGCTGACCGGCATGCGAACGATGACGACCGCGGGCGACGTGAATACCCAAGTCGGTATGGCAAGCCACATCTATCTGGTCACCCGGTCGATGGAAAATGCCTATTTCTTTTCCGCCGACAGCGAGCTGCTGGTTGTTCCCCAGGAAGGTATATTGCGCTTTGCAACCGAACTCGGTGTCATTGAGCTTGCACCTAAGGAAATTGCGATCCTGCCGCGTGGTCTCGTCTACCGGGTTGAGGTTTTGGAGGGACCGGCTCGCGGCTTTGTGTGTGAGAATTACGGTCAGAAGTTCGAGTTGCCGGGCAGGGGACCTATCGGCGCCAATTGCATGGCCAATCGCCGAGATTTCAAGACCCCCGTCGCCAGCTTTGAGGACAAGGAAGTGCCTTCGACGGTCACGGTAAAATGGTGCGGGCAGTTTCACGAGACCAGGATCGGGCATTCACCGCTCGATGTCGTGGCCTGGCATGGCAACTACGCGCCTTGCAAATATGACCTTCGAAATTATTGCCCGATCGGATCCATTCTGTTCGACCATCCGGATCCGTCGATCTTTACCGTGCTGACAGCTCCGTCGGGAGTGCCAGGCACCGCCAATATAGACTTTGTACTGTTCCGTGAGCGCTGGATGGTGATGGAGGATACGTTCCGCCCGCCCTGGTACCACAAGAACATCATGTCCGAGTTGATGGGCAACATATACGGCCAATATGACGCCAAACCTCAGGGTTTCGTGCCCGGCGGCATGAGCCTTCACAACATGATGCTGCCGCATGGGCCCGACAACAATGCATTTGAAGGAGCTTCAAATGCAGATTTGAAGCCTGAGAAGCTCGACAATACCATGTCCTTCATGTTTGAGACCCGTTTCCCTCAGCATCTGACCGAATTCGCCGGCAAGGAAGCGCCATTGCAGGACGATTATATCGACTGTTGGGAAACGCTTGAGAAGAAGTTCGACGGTACGCCAGAAGGAACCTGGAACGCAGAATGA
- a CDS encoding MFS transporter: MAGLSEKERKRGLVLAVGGLGGLVMLDETILGVSLPAIRAELDLSPTTAHWIINSYMLTFTCFAAIGGKAIDLFGLRPALIVSCTVFAIASLLAGFSDSAAMLISMRVVQGFCAAIMFPMSLAATTLSFEEKERGRAIGILAGMATIFLAAGPMLGGILTDFLSWRWVFWINIPIVVAGGGLACVLWRNPEHPRPRPVIDRIGLVLLLIGLTALIFGLMEGPDFGWATPVILASLAGGIIGLVAFVLFEAKQSKPLVDVSLFRLKPFHASAAVILLTQMSKIMVAIFVPHFLQLELHFAALWAGIGTAIAVLPFPFLAAPAGKFVDKHGSRRPVVISLFLIGIACILIGALMHFNSYWAIAPALVLWGTALPIAMIPATRLNANAVPQDKQGEVSGIVITVRLVGGTLGVTLGSVLLAMNAGFPAIFWVTGALIILCALYGLTAFNDEAPEEQ; encoded by the coding sequence TTGGCAGGATTATCTGAAAAGGAGCGAAAGCGCGGTCTTGTACTCGCGGTCGGCGGTCTTGGCGGGCTAGTCATGCTGGATGAGACCATCTTGGGCGTGTCGCTTCCCGCAATCCGCGCCGAACTTGATCTTTCGCCGACGACCGCACACTGGATCATCAATTCCTACATGCTCACCTTCACGTGCTTTGCTGCCATTGGCGGCAAGGCGATCGACCTGTTCGGGTTGAGACCAGCCTTAATCGTGAGTTGCACCGTTTTTGCGATTGCGAGCCTTCTCGCCGGGTTTTCCGACAGTGCGGCCATGCTGATTTCAATGCGCGTGGTCCAGGGTTTTTGTGCCGCAATCATGTTCCCCATGTCGCTTGCTGCCACGACACTGTCTTTTGAGGAAAAGGAACGTGGAAGAGCCATTGGCATTCTGGCCGGCATGGCGACGATCTTTCTGGCGGCAGGCCCGATGCTCGGCGGCATTTTGACCGATTTCCTGTCCTGGCGTTGGGTCTTCTGGATCAACATCCCGATTGTCGTCGCAGGTGGTGGTCTGGCCTGCGTGCTCTGGCGCAATCCGGAGCATCCACGGCCACGCCCCGTCATTGACCGTATCGGTCTTGTCTTGCTTTTGATCGGCTTAACCGCCTTGATTTTCGGCCTTATGGAAGGCCCCGATTTCGGCTGGGCCACGCCGGTTATTCTCGCCAGCCTGGCGGGCGGCATCATTGGACTTGTTGCGTTTGTGCTGTTTGAAGCCAAGCAAAGCAAACCACTGGTCGATGTTTCGCTGTTTCGGCTGAAACCCTTTCACGCCAGCGCAGCGGTGATCTTGCTGACACAGATGAGCAAGATCATGGTTGCGATTTTCGTTCCGCACTTTCTCCAGCTGGAACTCCATTTTGCTGCCCTTTGGGCGGGCATAGGAACTGCGATAGCCGTGCTCCCCTTCCCGTTCCTGGCTGCACCTGCGGGCAAGTTCGTCGACAAACACGGGTCACGACGACCCGTGGTGATTTCTCTATTTCTGATTGGTATCGCCTGTATCCTGATTGGCGCACTGATGCATTTCAACAGCTACTGGGCCATTGCGCCGGCCCTTGTTTTGTGGGGCACCGCGCTGCCGATTGCCATGATCCCCGCAACACGTTTGAACGCCAATGCAGTGCCCCAAGACAAACAGGGCGAAGTCAGTGGCATCGTGATTACAGTCAGGCTGGTCGGGGGAACTCTCGGCGTCACTCTAGGCAGCGTCCTGTTGGCCATGAACGCTGGCTTTCCTGCCATTTTCTGGGTGACAGGCGCTCTGATCATTTTGTGTGCGCTCTACGGTTTGACCGCATTTAACGATGAAGCGCCGGAAGAACAGTAG
- a CDS encoding DUF2867 domain-containing protein — protein sequence MSIADTLPRDSRLNAYHSKGDYMDTFSVSLRGRPDLRSVDIRVLADHMLNADIGWMNKLLSARDAVVKPLGLKTTDDLLKEQSDTPLAEREAGDRVGFFKIYSVGQNEILLGEDDWHQDFRLSIFRSVGEAPRVYATTCCKRHNLFGYAYLALILPFHKKIAATVLDTAIEEDLAA from the coding sequence ATGAGCATTGCCGACACTCTTCCTCGTGACAGTCGCCTCAACGCCTATCATTCGAAAGGCGACTATATGGACACCTTTTCCGTCTCACTGAGAGGCCGTCCTGACCTGCGGTCGGTCGATATTAGAGTGCTTGCGGATCACATGCTCAATGCGGATATCGGCTGGATGAACAAGCTTCTGTCGGCCCGCGATGCAGTTGTTAAGCCGCTGGGGCTGAAAACAACCGATGACCTTCTCAAAGAGCAGTCAGACACACCTTTGGCGGAGCGAGAGGCTGGTGACAGGGTCGGGTTTTTCAAGATCTACAGTGTCGGGCAGAATGAGATCCTCCTGGGCGAAGACGACTGGCACCAGGATTTTCGCCTGTCCATCTTCCGCAGCGTTGGAGAAGCGCCACGCGTTTATGCCACGACCTGCTGCAAACGGCACAACCTGTTCGGCTACGCCTACCTTGCGCTGATCCTGCCGTTCCACAAAAAAATCGCTGCGACAGTGCTCGACACAGCTATTGAGGAAGACCTGGCTGCTTAG